The window TCAGCCCTGCGGAAATTTACAAAGTCAATAATTCAAAAACCCTTAAGGCTTTTTTTGGCATCAGGGGCAATTTAACGGAATTCGAGAAATACTTAATCCGCGAATGCGGCGATTTTCTTTCTGTTCCCCAAGGCTTTGAATATGGGGGCATAAATATTTTAAGGCCTCCAAGTCCCTGGGGTAAGGACCAGAAACTGCCGGATAATTGCTTTGTTATTGGAAGCGGCCGCTTCATTATTGAATCCCGGTTTCAGAATATTCCTTATCACTTTGTTTCGGAAGCATCAGACAAAAAGCTCAGGGATATCATCCTCTGCATGGGGGGCAGAAAACCCGAGGAAGCCATGGCCGAGCTTGGGCAATTCCTGATTAAAGCTCAAAGCAAACAAAAGGAATTAAAAAAATACCTCCCCCAATGGCTGCTGGATTTCGCAGTTATATATAAATGCCCTCTGGCAGATTTAAAAGACTTTTTGGGATTTGAAAATACCCCTCCGATTCTGCGGGATCTTTATCTGCATAAAAAATATATTGAAGAAAACAATATCCTTAAGTTTAAGGATTTTAGCTTTCTCATCCCCCAAAAAATCCTCGTCGGCGCTTTCCGCAGAAGCGATGACGGACATCTCCTTGACGAAGCCATTGAATCGGCTGTCAACACAGCTGACAGAATGCTCCGTTCAAATTATGGAAAGAAACTTTTGGAATTCTTTTATCCCCTTCCGGCAAGAAAAGAAAGCTTCAGGGCCTTTGAAAAAATAGACGGTATGGGGAAAAATGTTTATACAGCTGAATGGATTTCTTTTAGCCATCACAAGCCCCTGAAAGCATTTCTGGGCGCCCTCTCTGTCTGGATTGAACACCGGCTCCGGAAGGAAAAGGATTTTGGGCCCTCTGAAAACACGCCAATGCTTGATCCGCTCTGGGGTTACCTTTCAGGTCTGGGACAGGAACCTAAGGCAGAAGATTCAATTGTACGGATTGAACTGGAATCGGAAAAAATCAAGCGCCTCAGGGAAGAATCGAATGCGGTCATGGAGCTGCTCAAAGTGGAAAATCCCCTGGATTATTCCGAGTATAGGATGGAAAATTTTGAGACCCTCTCTTCCGCAATCCTTCTCGGGGACGAAACAGAGGCTGGGGTTAAAAACAATTTTTCCATGCCTGCTTTTATCGAAACCCTGGGGGAAGCCGACAAGGCATGCCTTGAACTTATATCCGCAGGGGCTTCTCAAAAAGATATTGAAGAGCTTGCCCTGGGTTGGGGTACCATGGCGGAAGTCATTATTGATGGGATAAACGAACACTTTATAGAAGAGAAAGGGGACCTCTTGATTGAGAATACGCTAGACGAAAAGCCGCTTATTCAAGCAGAATACAGGGATGAGGTTTTATGGGCCCTAACATTCCAAAAAGACTGAGCGCCGCCATTCTCAATTCCCTCCAGGGGGGTGTAGTGCCCCGGGTGGGTCTTGAATATGTGGCAGTGGGCCGGAAGCGGGAAATTGAAACCGTCCTCAGGGATCTCGAAAACATCAGCCAGGGGGCGGCTGCCTTCCGTTTTGTTTCAGGATCATACGGTTCGGGCAAAAGCTTTTTCCTTCAGGCTCTGCGGAATTTTGCCCTGGAAAAAGATTTTCTCGCTGCCGACGCCGACCTTTCCCCGGAGAAACGCCTGTCCGGTTCGGGCAACCAGGGTCTCGAAACCTACCGTGAACTCATGGAAAGGCTGAGCACCAAGGTTCGCCCCGAGGGCGGCGCCCTTGAGTCCATGCTGCAAAAATGGATTGCCAGGGTTAAGACCGAGCTAATCAAGGAAGGCCTTGCCCCCTCTGACGAGAATTTCGATTCCCAGGTGGAAATAAAGATATTTGAAACTATTAACGAAATGCAGGATTACGCCCACGGCTACGATTTTGCCGCTGCTGTCTCAACTTATTACCATGCCTATGTCCAGGGGGATGAAGAAAAACGCAATGCCGCCCTGCGCTGGCTGCGGGGCGAATTTGCCACAAAGACCGAAGCAAGGGCTTTTCTCCCGGTGGGGGAAGTCATCACCGACGAAAATTGGTATGAATATATCAGGCTCTTTGCGGCCTTTTGCGCCCGCATTGGGTACAGGGGCTTTCTCATCTTTATTGATGAATGTGTCAATCTCTATAAAATAAGCAACAGGCAATCCAGGGAAAACAACTACGAAAAAGTCCTGGCAATGTTCAACGATGTGATGCAGGGCAAGGCCGCAAATCTGGGTATCTACATGGCGGGCACTCCCCAGTTTATCGAAGACGAACGCAGAGGCCTTGCAAGCTATGCCGCCCTAAAAAGCCGTCTTGCGGAGAGCCGCTTTGCCCGCGAGGGCTATGCCGATTCAGGCAGCCCCGTGATACGCCTTGACCAGCTAAGCAGGGAAGAAATATATGTGCTTCTTGAACGCCTCACGAACATCCATGCACAGCATTACGATTACTCCGTGCATCTTGGGGAAAGGGAGCTGCTTGCTTTTCTTGAACTGGCATTCTCTGTTCCCGGTGCGGAAGAATTTATCACCCCCAGGGAAATCACCAGGGATTTCCTGGGCCTTCTCAATATACTCCACGATGATCCAAACGCGGATTTTGATGTTTTGATTAAACGGGAAAATATAATCCATACCTCGGCAGGGCACGACACGGACAATCTCTATGCAGACTTCGAGCTCTAGGCTGGCCCCGTTTATCAGGGAGTACATCTACGATAAAAAATGGCAGTCTATCAAGGAAATACAGGAAGACGCCATCAAGGTTATTCTGGATACTGATTCCCATGTACTCATTGCGGCAGGGACAGCGGCAGGTAAAACCGAGGCGTGTTTTTTCCCCATACTCACCCTGATTGAAAAAGAAAGCAAATCATACACCGGGGGCATCAATGTCCTCTACATAGGCCCTCTAAAGGCATTGATAAACGATCAATTTGAACGCCTCTCCCCTCTTTTGGAAAGGGCAGAAATCCCTCTTTGGCGATGGCATGGCGATGTAGCCCAGGGGCATAAACACAAGCTTCTTGAAAACCCCGGCGGGATACTGCAAATCACCCCGGAATCCCTGGAAGCTCTGCTTCTGAGGCAGCCTCAAAAAATTAAGCTGCTTTTTAATGACCTGAAATTTGCGATCATTGATGAAGTCCACGCTTTTTTAGGAGAAGACAGGGGTGCCCAGCTCATCTGCCTGCTGGAGCGTATCAAAGGCATATCCGGGTGCGATCCCCGCAGGGTCGGGCTTTCGGCAACCCTGGGAGATTATTCATCTGCCCTTGAATGGCTCAAAGCCGGATCTGACAGGAATACTGTCATTATTTCTGAGGGTATTGACAGTAACACTGCGAAAAAACTGCCAAGAAGAAAAATAAGCCTGGCGGTGGATTTTTACAAAGATTCGCGTTTCTACCCCGCGCTTTATGACCAATGCCAGGGCGATTCTGGAGTTCCTTTCAGGAAGTGCATCATCTTTACAAACAGCCGGGTCGAAGCAGAAGAAACTACCGCGAATCTTAAGGCAATAGCAAGAGAGAGAAACGAAGAGGATCATTACCATGTGCACCATGGCAGTATCGCTGCGAGCCTCAGGGCAGAGGCCGAGCAGAAGCTTAAAGAAAGCGGAGCCCAAACTATTGCGGCTACCGCAACTCTGGAACTGGGAATAGATATAGGCCAGCTTGATCGCATCATTCAAATAGGGGCCCCCATGGGGGTTTCATCATTTGTGCAGCGCCTAGGCCGTTCAGGTAGGAGGAGCGGTGTATCCCAGATGTACTTTAGCTCCCGGGAATACCCGGAAAACGCTTTCAATATCCTGGGGAACATCCCCTGGGAGCTCCTTAAAACTATCGCGGTCATTCAACTCTACCTCGAGGAAAGATGGATCGAAGATTCGCGTCCCAAGCCCCTGCCATTCAGTCTCCTCTGCCACCAGACCTTCAGCGTCCTGGCTTCTCTTGGGGAACACAGCTTTGGGGATCTTTCAAACCAGCTCCTTGCCCTTCCGCCTTTTCGCGGCATTGGCGAAGAAGATTATGCAACCCTCTTGCGGTATCTCATAACAAATGGCTTCATCGATGTTATTGAGGGGGGAAAACTTATCATAGGCCTTGAAGGCGAAAGGATAGTCAACCATTATTCGTTTTATTCTGTCTTCCCGGACGAAGAAGAATTCCGGGTGTGCTTTGGCGGCAGGGAAATAGGAAAAGTGAATTTTATCCCTCCCGAGGGCAGCGGCCTTGTTCTTGCTGGCAAGAGCTGGAAAGTTACCTATGTTAATTTAAAATCCCGGGAAATAAATGTCAGCCCCGGTTCAGGAGAAGTCTCAAAAATATGGCAGGGCGGCCTTGGAAATGTCCACCTCCGCATAGCCCGCCGCATGAAACAGGCTCTTTTGGAAAAAGTACGCTACCCCTATTTATCTGCCTCCGCTGCAGAAAGAATGAATGAAGCCAGGCAATACGCAGAAGCAATGAATATAAGGAATACTGATTTTATTCCCATCAGCGAAGATGATTCAAGCCATAACTTCATACTCCTCCCTTGGCTGGGGAGCCGGGGCATGAGGACTCTCTACCTTGCCTTGCAAAAACAAATATACCGGAAAGATCTGGGAATAACGTTTATTGAACGCAAAAATGAATATGCTTTAAGCATCAGCTCGAAACTTGGTATTGATATGTTTGAAGAAATCTTGCTGGGCATTATTAATACAGTAAAAAATCCTGAAGAAATGCTGGACTCCGCAAGAATCCCCTACACTGATAAATACGATTACCTCCTCCCGCCGGAGCTGCTTTTAAAGCAGTATGCGGCCAATATGCTGGATTTGGAGGAAGCCGGCTTGATAACAGGGCATACTTAGGCTATTGTCAATTCCTTTACTATCCTCTCGGCCTCATCCCATTGATTATCCATGGAATGGATGAGGGCAAGCTGATTGCGGCAGCGGTCAAGGTTATGATCAGGCCTGGCAATATGATAGTAATGGTCGCCCTCAAGGTAGTCGGTGAGGAAGCGGAGTCCCATAATCTGGGTGATGTTCCTGCCTGCTTCGACAAGGAGTTTGAGTTCTTCGGGAATAAGGAAGTCCCGGGCTTCAGAAAGATAGCCTTCAAGAAGCGCCCTGAAATATGCGGTGTCAAATATCACCTTCGAAAGATCCCGTTCGTCTTCTTCGGCCCTGGTAGTAACAGTGCGGACAAGATCCCCCCAGTCAAAGAGGCTTGAGCCGGGCATGACTGTATCAAGATCAATAACGCAGAGGCTGCCGCCCCCTGCATCGTCCAGGAGTATATTATTCATCTTGGTATCGTTGTGGCAAATGCGTTCGGGGATACGGCCTTCCCTCATGGAACGTATGAGAACACCTCCGCGCTTTTCATTCTCAAGAAGAAAGGCAGTTTCCTTTTCGCTGGTTTTAGCCCGCTTATGCTCATCCTTATCAAGGGCTTCGTGAAAGCGGGTATAGCGGGTTTCCATATTGTGGAAATTGGGGATGGCTTCAAAGAGGCGGGGGCCGCCAAGATCCGCAAGCTGTTTCTGAAAAAGGCCGGCACTCTGGCCAAGAAGCTTCGCCTCCTCAGGGGACTCTGCAAGTTCCCGGGCATGGGCATTTTCGATAAAACAATAGCTGCGCCACCAACCGCCATCAGCATCCTTCACCCAGGGCTTTCCGTCCCTTGAGAGTATTACTGTCAAAGCACGGCGACTTCTGTCAGGTATCTCCTGGTCTGAAAGCTTTTTGGCAATATGATTCGCTACCCGCAATATATTATCCATCACTTCATCGGGTTTGGCAAAAACATGATCATTGATGCGCTGGTGGGTATAGCGCACCCTGGCCCCCGCCTGGTTCCATGTTGAAAGAAATGTATCGTTAATATGCCCCTTGCCAAAAGGTTTGAGGTTTTCGAGTTCCCCGTAAATGGCAAATTGTGGGATTATCTCTTCCAGAAGGGATATCTTTCCTCGTTCTGCAGGAATTGCCAATCTGTACTCCTTATATATATAATAGCTGAGATATTAAATTCAGTCAAATATAAGGGAGAAAATCATGGCAAAGCTGCTTTCAAAACCTGAATACGAAGCATCTACTGCAAAGAGCCGGGACAAGAGGATGGCATGGTGGCGCGAAGCGCGCTTCGGCATGTTTGTCCACTTCGGTCTTTACACTGTATTGGGCAGGCATGAATGGGCAATGGCCATCGAAAACTGGCCGGTACAGGAATATGAAAAACTGGCGGATAAATTCCTCCCCAAACCCGGAGCGCCCAAAGAATGGGCCAGGCTTGCAAAAGCCGCGGGCATGAAGTACATGGTGCTGACCACCAGGCACCACGAAGGCTTCTCCCTCTGGGATTCCAAAGCCAATCCCTATAACAGCGTCAACTACGGACCCAAACGGGACATCGTAAAAGAATTCGTAGAAGCCTGTAGGGAGCAGGGCCTCCGTATTGGTTTCTATTCTTCCTGTATGGACTGGCACCATCCCGACGGCGGGGCCGCCGCGTACGATAGCGCGGCAAGAAAACGCTTTAACGATTACATCTATGCGCTTAACGAAGAGCTCCTCACCCAGTATGGGAAAATCGACATACTCTGGTACGATGTGCCCGAGCCCATGAATAACTGGGAAGGCTGGAATTCCCTGGAAATGAACCAGCGGCTGCGGAAATTGCAGCCCGGCCTCATCATCGACAACAGAAGCCGTCTGGACGAGGATTTCGGCACCCCCGAAGAGCATGTGACTGCCGAGAAAGACAGGGATTGGGAAGCCTGCATGACCTTCAATGGTCTTTCATGGGGTTATGTAGACGCTGCTCAGGTTGAGCCATACAGCTACAATGCCCAGCGCATTTTAAGGATGCTTGCGACCTGCGCCCATGGCGGCGGGAACCTTCTCCTAAACATCGGCCCTGCCCCCGACGGCTCGGTTCCCCCGGAGGCAATTGGGCCTCTTGCCACTGTGGGCAAATGGCTTGCCAAATACGGCGAGTGCGCTTATGGCAAAATGAATAAGGTCACCGAGACCTGGGGCTATGGTTCAGGCATCTGTTCTGTCAGCATTAAAGGCAATACTGCATACCTGTGGAACTGGATCTGGTCAAAGAGCGGCGACTTTGTTGTGGGCGGCTTTACGACCAAACTCAAATCGGCAAAAATTTTAGGAACCGGGGCAAGCCTTAAATTCACCCAGGAAAAGTACCGCATCATTTTCAGCGGAGTTCCCAAAGAGCCCCAGGACAAGATTGCGGGGGTCGCGGTCATTGCCCTGGAATTTGAAGGGAAACCCAAGTATGTGCGTTTCGCCGCAAGGCCCCCCCTCAACCAGGGGAAAATTTTTTCATAATTGACACCCTATTAAGCTATCTATAGTATGAAGCCATGAATAAGATGGCATTGATTCTTGGGGCTGTCCTCGCAGCAGCCCTTTTTTCCTGCTCCAAAAGCGATGAAATATCCATTGAAGAAGCTGAAGCAATGGCCGGGGGCGGTGTGGACGAAATGGTCGCAAAAACCACGGCCAAGCCCTATAAGGGCCAGGACTTTGTCTCCGGCAAACTGGGGGGAACCTGGAACAGCGTTATGATCCAGGACCCCAAAAGTTTTAACCTTCTCATTGCCGAGACAGACTCCCAGACCGCAGGCGTTACGGACATGATGCTGGATTACCTCGTTGATTACGACAGGGTCAAACGGGAATGGATACCCCACGGGGCTTCTTTTGAAATTATTGCCGATGAAGCGGCGGACAAACTTGACGTGATCTATACCCTGAGGGATGATCTTTACTGGACCTGGTACAACTCGGACCGCAAAATAAAAGTTACCAGCGACGACATCGTTTTCTGGTATAACGAAATTCGGGGAGATCCGGAGTGCCAGAGTTCAGGGTACTACCAGCAGTTCCTCACCATGGAAGATGGCAGCGATGCCCATATCGAAATAGAAAAAATCGATGATCGCCGCTTTGTGTTCCACTTTCCCCGCATTGTTGCCGAGCCCCTTTTGGCAACCAATATGGATATCGCGCCCAGAATCAATTATGAAGAAGCCAAGAAAAACGGCGGCGCCCAGGGGGTGATGGATATTTTTTCCGTGAACACAGACCCGAAAAATATCCCCTCCTGCGGACAGTGGTATCTGGTCGAATACATACCCGGCCAAAGGCTTGTGTATAAACGCAATCCCAACTATTGGGAAAAGGACAGCAATAACGTTTCCATTCCCTATTACGAAGAAGAAGTAGTGCGCATTATCCCCGACGAAAACACCCGGTTCCTTCTTTTCAAACAGGGAGAGACCGAGAGCTGGGGCCTCCGTCCTGAAGACATGGATGAACTTTTAAACAAGCCCAACCCCGATTATACAGTTTACAATAACGACGGCGCCCTTTCGGCAAGCTTCTGGGCTTTTAACCAGAACCCGGTAAACGCAAAAACGCCCCAGTATTCCTGGTTCGTCCAAAAAGAATTCCGCCAGGCCATGAGCAGCCTCCTGAACCGGGATCGGATTATCAACCAGGTGTACCGGGGGCTGGCGTCCCCCAAGCTCTACTTCTTCCCCGAGACAAACCGCTATTTTGACGAAAAGATAAAGCTCGCGTTTTTGTACGACACGAAAAAAGCAATAGAGCTTTTTTCGTCCATCGGCATCAAACAGGACGAACAGGGGATCATGCGGGACAGGGAAAACAGAGCCATTGAATTCAATCTGACCATCGCCTCGGACAATTCTGTCACTAACGATATTGCTTCGATTATTGCCGATGAACTTTCCAAGGTCGGAATCAAGATAAACATTCGGGTTCTCGATTTTCAGAAACTGGTGGAACAGCTTACCCGGACCTTTGACTGGGAATCCCTTATCATGGGGCTTTCGGGGGACAACACCTTCCCCAGCCAGGGGAGCAACGTATGGGCTTCCGATGGAAATCTCCATTTATGGAACCCCAATCAGGAAAGCCCCGCCACAGAATGGGAGGCCAGGGTAGACTACCTTTATAACGAGGGCGCCTATACAGTAGACGAGGAGAAAGCCAAGGTTATTTGGGATGAATTCCAGACGATTATTCTAGAGCAAAGCCCCCTGATTTATCTGGTGCGGCCCAAAGGTTTTTGGGCGCTGGGGAACCGCTGGGATCACGCCAATGTCTATTATGACAACCTCAGAGGCGCAGAAACTTCCCACATATTTTTGAAGCAGTAAGCAGACAGATGAAAGCATTGCTGCAGAAATTGTCAGGCATCGCAAGGACACTGTTTTCGCCGATACATTCCCTGCGCAGAAGCTTTCCCCTTTTATCCTACATCATCGGGCGTTTTATCATCATGGCCGCGATGCTCTTCCTTCTGGGTTTCGCCGTATTCGGGCTTATGGAACTTGCCCCGGGAGACATTGTAGACCAGATCATGATTCAGCAGCTTTTCAGCGAGAACCAGAGTCGGGGCAGCAGCAGAACCAACGAGACGGTAAACATGGAACAGTACGAAGCCCAAAGGGCCTACCTGGGCCTGGACCAGCCCTTTTATATCCAGTACTTCCGCTGGATTAACCGGGTAGTAGTCTACCACGATCTGGGAGTAAGCCTTATTTCACGGGCGCCTGTTTCGTTCCTGATAGCTTCACGGCTCTTTAACTCCCTACTGCTCAATTTAATATCATTAGTGTTA is drawn from Leadbettera azotonutricia ZAS-9 and contains these coding sequences:
- a CDS encoding phosphotransferase enzyme family protein yields the protein MAIPAERGKISLLEEIIPQFAIYGELENLKPFGKGHINDTFLSTWNQAGARVRYTHQRINDHVFAKPDEVMDNILRVANHIAKKLSDQEIPDRSRRALTVILSRDGKPWVKDADGGWWRSYCFIENAHARELAESPEEAKLLGQSAGLFQKQLADLGGPRLFEAIPNFHNMETRYTRFHEALDKDEHKRAKTSEKETAFLLENEKRGGVLIRSMREGRIPERICHNDTKMNNILLDDAGGGSLCVIDLDTVMPGSSLFDWGDLVRTVTTRAEEDERDLSKVIFDTAYFRALLEGYLSEARDFLIPEELKLLVEAGRNITQIMGLRFLTDYLEGDHYYHIARPDHNLDRCRNQLALIHSMDNQWDEAERIVKELTIA
- a CDS encoding ABC transporter substrate-binding protein; this translates as MNKMALILGAVLAAALFSCSKSDEISIEEAEAMAGGGVDEMVAKTTAKPYKGQDFVSGKLGGTWNSVMIQDPKSFNLLIAETDSQTAGVTDMMLDYLVDYDRVKREWIPHGASFEIIADEAADKLDVIYTLRDDLYWTWYNSDRKIKVTSDDIVFWYNEIRGDPECQSSGYYQQFLTMEDGSDAHIEIEKIDDRRFVFHFPRIVAEPLLATNMDIAPRINYEEAKKNGGAQGVMDIFSVNTDPKNIPSCGQWYLVEYIPGQRLVYKRNPNYWEKDSNNVSIPYYEEEVVRIIPDENTRFLLFKQGETESWGLRPEDMDELLNKPNPDYTVYNNDGALSASFWAFNQNPVNAKTPQYSWFVQKEFRQAMSSLLNRDRIINQVYRGLASPKLYFFPETNRYFDEKIKLAFLYDTKKAIELFSSIGIKQDEQGIMRDRENRAIEFNLTIASDNSVTNDIASIIADELSKVGIKINIRVLDFQKLVEQLTRTFDWESLIMGLSGDNTFPSQGSNVWASDGNLHLWNPNQESPATEWEARVDYLYNEGAYTVDEEKAKVIWDEFQTIILEQSPLIYLVRPKGFWALGNRWDHANVYYDNLRGAETSHIFLKQ
- a CDS encoding alpha-L-fucosidase — translated: MAKLLSKPEYEASTAKSRDKRMAWWREARFGMFVHFGLYTVLGRHEWAMAIENWPVQEYEKLADKFLPKPGAPKEWARLAKAAGMKYMVLTTRHHEGFSLWDSKANPYNSVNYGPKRDIVKEFVEACREQGLRIGFYSSCMDWHHPDGGAAAYDSAARKRFNDYIYALNEELLTQYGKIDILWYDVPEPMNNWEGWNSLEMNQRLRKLQPGLIIDNRSRLDEDFGTPEEHVTAEKDRDWEACMTFNGLSWGYVDAAQVEPYSYNAQRILRMLATCAHGGGNLLLNIGPAPDGSVPPEAIGPLATVGKWLAKYGECAYGKMNKVTETWGYGSGICSVSIKGNTAYLWNWIWSKSGDFVVGGFTTKLKSAKILGTGASLKFTQEKYRIIFSGVPKEPQDKIAGVAVIALEFEGKPKYVRFAARPPLNQGKIFS
- a CDS encoding DEAD/DEAH box helicase, translated to MQTSSSRLAPFIREYIYDKKWQSIKEIQEDAIKVILDTDSHVLIAAGTAAGKTEACFFPILTLIEKESKSYTGGINVLYIGPLKALINDQFERLSPLLERAEIPLWRWHGDVAQGHKHKLLENPGGILQITPESLEALLLRQPQKIKLLFNDLKFAIIDEVHAFLGEDRGAQLICLLERIKGISGCDPRRVGLSATLGDYSSALEWLKAGSDRNTVIISEGIDSNTAKKLPRRKISLAVDFYKDSRFYPALYDQCQGDSGVPFRKCIIFTNSRVEAEETTANLKAIARERNEEDHYHVHHGSIAASLRAEAEQKLKESGAQTIAATATLELGIDIGQLDRIIQIGAPMGVSSFVQRLGRSGRRSGVSQMYFSSREYPENAFNILGNIPWELLKTIAVIQLYLEERWIEDSRPKPLPFSLLCHQTFSVLASLGEHSFGDLSNQLLALPPFRGIGEEDYATLLRYLITNGFIDVIEGGKLIIGLEGERIVNHYSFYSVFPDEEEFRVCFGGREIGKVNFIPPEGSGLVLAGKSWKVTYVNLKSREINVSPGSGEVSKIWQGGLGNVHLRIARRMKQALLEKVRYPYLSASAAERMNEARQYAEAMNIRNTDFIPISEDDSSHNFILLPWLGSRGMRTLYLALQKQIYRKDLGITFIERKNEYALSISSKLGIDMFEEILLGIINTVKNPEEMLDSARIPYTDKYDYLLPPELLLKQYAANMLDLEEAGLITGHT
- a CDS encoding ATP-binding protein, coding for MGPNIPKRLSAAILNSLQGGVVPRVGLEYVAVGRKREIETVLRDLENISQGAAAFRFVSGSYGSGKSFFLQALRNFALEKDFLAADADLSPEKRLSGSGNQGLETYRELMERLSTKVRPEGGALESMLQKWIARVKTELIKEGLAPSDENFDSQVEIKIFETINEMQDYAHGYDFAAAVSTYYHAYVQGDEEKRNAALRWLRGEFATKTEARAFLPVGEVITDENWYEYIRLFAAFCARIGYRGFLIFIDECVNLYKISNRQSRENNYEKVLAMFNDVMQGKAANLGIYMAGTPQFIEDERRGLASYAALKSRLAESRFAREGYADSGSPVIRLDQLSREEIYVLLERLTNIHAQHYDYSVHLGERELLAFLELAFSVPGAEEFITPREITRDFLGLLNILHDDPNADFDVLIKRENIIHTSAGHDTDNLYADFEL